A segment of the Pelodiscus sinensis isolate JC-2024 chromosome 28, ASM4963464v1, whole genome shotgun sequence genome:
TTACAACAGTGGGACTTGCTACTACCTCCCCTGCTGTTGGCGGTCCGGGAAGTGCCCCAAGCATCAACCCAATTTTCCCCATTCGAACTTTTATATGGGTATCGTCCCCGGGGAATCATGGATCTCGTGAGGGAAACGTGGGAGCAAACCCCTTCGACCTCACAGGGCCTCTTGCAGTATGTTTTTCAGCTCCAGGAGCGACTAAGACAAGCCGGAGCCCTCGCGCAGGAAAACCTACAAGCGGCTCAGGCCAGCCAAGAGCTGAACTACAACCGACGAGCCCAGGAAAGAAGTTTTAAACCAGGGGATCgggtactcctcctcctccccacggaGCAATCAAAATTTCTAGCGCGTTGGAAAGGGCCTTATGAGATCACCCGGCAGGTCGGGCCGGTAAACTATGAAATCTATCAGCCTGACCGGAAAAAGAAAACCCAGATATTCCACATAAACTTCCTGAAGCATtggcgagaacgggaggccctgatgattaccccCTACCCAGCAGAACCGGCCCTGGGGCCTGAAACCCCCGACCTGGTAGAGGAAGGGGAACCACAGCTTGGGGACACCCTCTCTGCGACCCAGGTGAAACAGGCACGCTGTCTCCTCGATACATTCCGGAAAACTTTTACAACCCAACCTGGACGGACCGTGGTGATAACCCATAACATTCggacccctccaggccaagtCATACGAGAAGGGACTCGTCCTCTCCCTCGCCGGATGCAGGAGGTAGTCGAGAAGGAGGTACAGACTATGCTTCAACTCGGAGTGATAGAACGATCCAAGAGCGAGTGGCGGAGTCCAATTGTGCTTGTACCAAAGCCAGATGGTAGTATCCGCTTTTGTATTGATTTTAGACGGGTAAACGCCATTTCAAAATTCGATGCCTACCCTATGCCGCGAACAAATGAACTGCTAGATCGCCTAGGGACGGCTGAATTCATATCCACTCTTGATCTTACGaaaggatattggcagatccccttgGACCCAGACTCAAAAGAAAAAACTGCGTTTTCAACCCCCTCGGGACTGTTCCAATTTACAAGAATGCCCTTCGGTCTGCATGGGGCACCGGCAACCTTTCAAAGAATGATGGATCGCTTACTAGCCCCGCATACGGCGTATGCGGCCGCCTATTTGGATGATGTGGTAATTTATAGTCAAGGATGGGAGGAACACCTCGAGCGGGTAGCGGCCGTATTGCGGACCCTTCGAGATGCAGGCCTGACGGCCGATCCGACAAAATGTAAAATCGGCTGGCAGGAAACCACTTACCTGGGGTACCAACTGGGAAGGGGCCTAGTCCGGCCCCTAGTAGGGAAAGTGGAGGCGATCCAAAATTACCCGACACCTACCACAAAGAAAAAAGTAAGGCAATTTCTGGGATTGGCAGGATACTATCGCCGTTTCGTGCCACAGTTTGCGACCCTAGCGGCGCCCCTCACGGCGCTCCTCACGAAAGACCGGCCCCAAAGGGTCACATGGACGGCTGAGTGTGAAGCCGCTTTTCAGAACCTAAAAGCGGCTCTGTGTAGTGAGCCGGTTCTGTTTAGCCCTGACTTTTCCCGACCGTTCATTGTCCAGACAGATGCATCAGACTGCGGGTTGGGAGCAGTGCTGTCCCAGGAAgttgagggagaagaacacccagtgctgtatatcagccgaaaaTTGTTTCCTCGGGAGCGCAGTTATGCCGTAATCGAGAAAGAGGCCCTAGCGATAAAATGGGCCATCGAGGCCCTgcggtattacctccttggagactcttttatcCTTTTTACAGAtcatgcacccctacaatggctccaGCAGATGCGGGACACCAACAGCCGTATtatgagatggtacctgtccctccaaccgtatgtattcacagtgaaacaccgagcGGGGAGGGACAACGCAAATGCAGACGCCCTGTCCCGCATAGAGAAAGAGCAGAAGCCCAGTCCCGGAAACCGGGAactggacttaaggggggaggagtgtagagGGGTGGAATGGCCGCCCTCTGAGCCGGAAGCAGAAGAAACCCTCTGGGAGCCATCTTGGGGCCAGCCTAgctccgccccctcacctgaccggaagtcaaagggcggggctaggactataagaaggctgccacaaagctcagtcagagcccagcctccgaaggacccagaggcctggctggagctcctgcctggggaggctaagacccgggctaggccgccctcagccaccttcccagaggccgGCCAGGGACTCCCTGCCAGGG
Coding sequences within it:
- the LOC142820953 gene encoding uncharacterized protein LOC142820953 produces the protein MTEPPQGWQGSCLEVGCDYGPGGPGQSYILPVNQVEFVLQAPTDTDKVAVLLDSGCAQTLVRHDLLPEGLKPEGELYLRCVHGDVKAYPRAKVRLTIQGRSAEMVIGVAATLPYPIVLGRDWPGFADLMREVTNRCPADPGKVKGTLLGETRPGGSAEDDEHRGKEAGELPDKAQAPAEASAQALALTDFPRDQREDPTLRAAYEQVAAIDGTVVDPQGASQWPHFELKGDRLYRVVQDPRTQEVKTQILVPRMHRRAVLKLAHDIPAAGHLGAEKTLARVLSRFFWPGVHREVRDYCQSCPNCQLASDSGVPRAPLVPMPVVGTPFERVAIDLVGPLPKSKAGFRHILVLMDYATRFPKAIPLKNTYARTIASELVKIFARVGLPRELLTDQGTNLTSQLFRQVCSILGIHKLQTSVYHPQTDGLVERFNRTLKGMLRRFPPAELQQWDLLLPPLLLAVREVPQASTQFSPFELLYGYRPRGIMDLVRETWEQTPSTSQGLLQYVFQLQERLRQAGALAQENLQAAQASQELNYNRRAQERSFKPGDRVLLLLPTEQSKFLARWKGPYEITRQVGPVNYEIYQPDRKKKTQIFHINFLKHWREREALMITPYPAEPALGPETPDLVEEGEPQLGDTLSATQVKQARCLLDTFRKTFTTQPGRTVVITHNIRTPPGQVIREGTRPLPRRMQEVVEKEVQTMLQLGVIERSKSEWRSPIVLVPKPDGSIRFCIDFRRVNAISKFDAYPMPRTNELLDRLGTAEFISTLDLTKGYWQIPLDPDSKEKTAFSTPSGLFQFTRMPFGLHGAPATFQRMMDRLLAPHTAYAAAYLDDVVIYSQGWEEHLERVAAVLRTLRDAGLTADPTKCKIGWQETTYLGYQLGRGLVRPLVGKVEAIQNYPTPTTKKKVRQFLGLAGYYRRFVPQFATLAAPLTALLTKDRPQRVTWTAECEAAFQNLKAALCSEPVLFSPDFSRPFIVQTDASDCGLGAVLSQEVEGEEHPVLYISRKLFPRERSYAVIEKEALAIKWAIEALRYYLLGDSFILFTDHAPLQWLQQMRDTNSRIMRWYLSLQPYVFTVKHRAGRDNANADALSRIEKEQKPSPGNRELDLRGEECRGVEWPPSEPEAEETLWEPSWGQPSSAPSPDRKSKGGARTIRRLPQSSVRAQPPKDPEAWLELLPGEAKTRARPPSATFPEAGQGLPARATKAWPGPPAEPLEDPEDGTEPLDQLDPRWVLERRAGQAPLDTTELRPLDPWIGPPAPAETTRASTPRQAAGATGTGEGGGDEEWPRG